In the genome of Cupriavidus taiwanensis, one region contains:
- a CDS encoding acetyl-CoA carboxylase family protein, whose translation MKKLLIANRGEIALRVLRAARDLEIGTVSVYSQDDQGALHRILADEAVALDGAGPAAYLDMAGIIAAAKACGCDAIHPGYGFLSERADFAQACEDTGIRFIGPTVEQLALFGDKGRALELAADSDVPVMPATRGAASLEDIASFFDQQGGAGVVIKAVGGGGGRGMRVVRRREDLAEAYARCRSEAGSAFGIDAVYAERLVARARHIEVQIAGDGAHVIALGERDCTLQRRFQKLVEIAPSPVLKPQLREQIIKAALRLARRVNYQSLGTFEFLVEETESGEQKDFVFIEANPRLQVEHTITEQVTGVDLVALQIGIAAGQALADLGLDPAAPPQARGYAIQVRINAEMTDAQGLARPAHGRLERFDPPSGPDVRVDSHGYTGYEPSPNFDTLLAKLIVTSAAPKFDAAVRRLQRSLAEFRIAGVPTNLHLLRALVQRADFLAQDVHTRHFEAIVHELTAAAEAMAQAGRAHEALLGGAARAAQAHAPRPADAEEEIGEGLVAVRAPLTGRVVEIGVALDEIVKPGQTVAVLDAMKMEHAIVAECGGRVVDLRLEPGALAAENQVLIVLEQLEADGIAVAAAQQADPDAIRADLQRVLDRHAYLDDAARPDAVARRRSRGQRTARENVADLCDPDTFVEYGALALAAQASRRSQQDLIVNTPADGLITGIGHINGELVGKERARSAVMAYDATVMAGTQGKRNHIKTDRIVEVALRDELPLVLFGEGGGGRPGDVDFPSVSGLYQPSFAAFAELSGNVPVVGIVSGRCFAGNAAFVGCCDVIIADKSANIGMAGPAMIEGGGLGVFRPEEVGPASVQVANGVVDILVDNEAQAVQAAKHYLSMFQGRVEHWSAPQALALRHVVPENRLRVYDTRKAIEGIADVGSVLMLRAGFGAGIHTALARVEGQPVGIMANNPYHLGGAIDADAADKASRFMQLCDAHGLPIISLIDTPGFMVGPECEARAQVRHVSRMFLTAAKLRVALLAVTLRKGYGLGAMAMAGGGFRSASFTVSWPTGEFGPMGLEGAVRLGFKKELEAVPDGPERKALFDRLVAQSYERGHAINTAAAVEIDAVIDPAQTRKWIAQGIASADLRGRRERRGFIDAW comes from the coding sequence TTGAAGAAGCTGTTGATCGCCAATCGAGGGGAGATCGCGCTGCGCGTGCTGCGCGCCGCACGCGATCTCGAGATCGGGACCGTGTCGGTCTATTCGCAGGACGACCAGGGCGCGCTGCACCGGATCCTGGCCGACGAGGCCGTCGCCCTCGACGGCGCAGGGCCGGCGGCGTACCTCGACATGGCAGGCATCATCGCCGCGGCCAAGGCATGCGGCTGCGATGCGATCCATCCGGGCTATGGCTTCCTCAGCGAACGGGCGGACTTTGCCCAGGCCTGCGAGGACACCGGCATCCGCTTTATCGGCCCCACCGTCGAGCAGCTCGCGCTGTTCGGCGACAAGGGGCGAGCGCTTGAACTGGCGGCCGACAGCGACGTGCCGGTCATGCCGGCGACGCGCGGCGCGGCCTCGCTGGAAGACATCGCCAGTTTCTTCGACCAGCAAGGCGGCGCGGGCGTGGTGATCAAGGCGGTCGGCGGTGGCGGCGGTCGCGGCATGCGCGTGGTACGCCGGCGCGAAGACCTGGCCGAAGCCTATGCGCGCTGCCGTTCCGAGGCGGGCTCGGCCTTTGGCATCGATGCCGTCTACGCCGAGCGGCTGGTTGCGCGCGCGCGCCATATCGAAGTGCAGATCGCCGGCGACGGCGCGCACGTGATTGCCCTCGGCGAACGCGATTGCACCCTGCAGCGCCGCTTCCAGAAGCTGGTCGAGATTGCCCCCAGCCCGGTGCTGAAGCCGCAGCTGCGCGAGCAGATCATCAAGGCGGCGCTCAGGCTGGCGCGCCGCGTCAACTACCAGAGCCTGGGCACTTTCGAGTTCCTGGTCGAGGAAACCGAATCGGGCGAGCAGAAGGACTTTGTCTTCATCGAAGCCAATCCGCGCTTGCAGGTCGAGCACACCATCACCGAGCAGGTCACCGGCGTCGACCTGGTCGCGCTGCAGATCGGTATCGCCGCGGGGCAGGCGCTCGCCGATCTCGGCCTGGATCCCGCTGCGCCGCCGCAAGCCCGCGGCTATGCCATCCAGGTGCGCATCAATGCGGAGATGACCGATGCACAGGGCCTGGCGCGTCCCGCACACGGCCGGCTGGAGCGCTTCGATCCGCCTTCGGGCCCGGACGTTCGCGTCGATTCCCATGGCTACACCGGCTATGAACCGTCGCCCAATTTCGACACCCTGCTGGCCAAGCTGATCGTCACCAGCGCAGCGCCGAAATTCGACGCGGCGGTACGGCGCCTGCAGCGCAGCCTGGCGGAGTTCCGCATCGCCGGCGTGCCGACCAACCTCCACCTGCTGCGTGCGCTGGTGCAGCGCGCCGATTTCCTCGCGCAGGACGTCCATACCCGGCACTTCGAGGCGATCGTGCACGAACTGACTGCGGCGGCGGAGGCCATGGCGCAGGCCGGACGCGCGCACGAAGCCTTGCTGGGCGGCGCGGCTCGTGCTGCGCAGGCGCACGCGCCGCGCCCCGCCGATGCGGAAGAGGAAATCGGCGAGGGCCTGGTGGCGGTCCGTGCGCCGCTGACGGGCAGGGTGGTGGAGATTGGCGTCGCGCTGGACGAAATCGTCAAGCCCGGCCAGACGGTTGCGGTGCTCGACGCCATGAAGATGGAGCACGCCATCGTCGCCGAATGCGGCGGGCGCGTGGTCGACCTGCGGCTGGAGCCGGGCGCGCTGGCTGCGGAAAACCAGGTGCTGATCGTGCTGGAGCAGCTCGAGGCCGATGGCATCGCCGTGGCCGCCGCGCAGCAGGCCGATCCCGATGCGATCCGCGCGGACCTGCAGCGCGTGCTGGACCGGCATGCCTACCTGGATGACGCCGCGCGCCCCGATGCCGTCGCCAGGCGCCGCTCGCGCGGCCAGCGCACCGCGCGCGAGAACGTTGCCGACCTGTGCGATCCGGATACCTTTGTCGAATACGGGGCGCTGGCGCTTGCCGCGCAGGCTTCGCGCCGCAGCCAGCAGGACCTGATCGTCAACACCCCGGCCGATGGCCTGATCACCGGCATTGGCCATATCAACGGCGAACTGGTGGGCAAGGAGCGGGCACGCAGCGCGGTGATGGCCTACGACGCCACGGTGATGGCCGGCACGCAGGGCAAGCGCAACCACATCAAGACCGACCGCATCGTCGAGGTGGCGCTGCGCGACGAGCTGCCGCTGGTGCTGTTCGGCGAAGGCGGTGGCGGCCGGCCCGGGGACGTGGATTTCCCTTCGGTGTCCGGGCTGTACCAGCCGTCGTTCGCCGCCTTTGCCGAGCTGAGCGGCAATGTGCCGGTGGTGGGCATTGTCTCGGGGCGCTGCTTCGCCGGCAACGCGGCCTTCGTTGGCTGCTGCGACGTCATCATTGCCGACAAGTCGGCCAATATCGGCATGGCGGGTCCGGCCATGATCGAAGGCGGCGGCCTCGGCGTCTTCCGTCCGGAGGAGGTCGGTCCCGCATCGGTGCAGGTTGCCAACGGCGTGGTCGATATCCTGGTCGACAACGAGGCCCAGGCCGTGCAGGCGGCGAAGCACTACCTGTCGATGTTCCAGGGGCGCGTGGAACACTGGAGCGCGCCGCAAGCGCTGGCGCTGCGCCATGTCGTGCCGGAGAACCGGCTGCGCGTGTACGACACCCGCAAGGCCATCGAGGGCATCGCCGACGTCGGCAGCGTGCTGATGCTGCGCGCCGGCTTCGGCGCGGGCATCCACACCGCGCTGGCCCGCGTGGAAGGCCAGCCCGTCGGCATCATGGCCAACAACCCCTATCACCTTGGCGGCGCCATCGATGCGGACGCCGCGGACAAGGCGTCGCGCTTCATGCAGCTGTGCGACGCGCACGGCCTGCCGATCATCTCGCTGATCGACACCCCGGGGTTCATGGTGGGTCCGGAATGCGAGGCCCGGGCGCAGGTGCGGCACGTGTCGCGCATGTTCCTGACGGCGGCCAAGCTGCGGGTCGCGTTGCTGGCGGTGACGCTGCGCAAGGGCTATGGCCTGGGTGCGATGGCCATGGCGGGCGGTGGCTTCCGCTCGGCAAGTTTTACCGTGTCATGGCCGACCGGCGAATTCGGGCCGATGGGTCTGGAGGGCGCGGTCAGGCTGGGGTTCAAGAAGGAGCTCGAGGCCGTGCCGGATGGTCCCGAGCGCAAGGCGCTGTTCGACAGGCTGGTGGCCCAGTCCTACGAGCGCGGCCACGCGATCAACACCGCGGCCGCGGTCGAGATCGATGCGGTGATCGACCCCGCGCAGACCCGCAAGTGGATCGCCCAGGGCATCGCCTCGGCGGACTTGCGCGGCCGCAGGGAGCGCCGCGGATTCATCGATGCGTGGTAA
- a CDS encoding acyl-CoA carboxylase subunit beta, which produces MSWQPEIDELAHRRRLAARMGGEGKVERHKAAGKLTVRERIDALADPGSFREVGGLTGSGRYDSNGRLVDLVPSNLVMGRAQVGGRPAVLVGDDFTVRGGANEGAVGDKLVHAEKMAHDLRLPMIRLVDGTGGGGSVRNIEIKGHTLIPTMKVWQHVVENMSVVPVVSLALGSVAGMGAARVAASHYSVMVRETSQLFSEGPPSVVARVGEALSKNELGGSQIHTRNGVVDDEVGTEQEAFARARQFLSYLPPSVFELPPRREPGDDPARRDEWLLSAIPRDSRADYKIRPILQALVDADSCFEIGRHWGCAVITALARLDGWPVALIASDPSFHGGSWDSDSAEKFTRFVDMAQAFHLPVVNLVDTAGFQVGLDAEKAGIMRYGVRALSALYQATVPWCSVLLRRAYGVSAAAHQHMGRFNFRYAWPSANWGALPLEGGLDVAYKAEIEGADDPVQKRAEIELRVRSLTSPFRSAEAFVIEDIIDPRDTRALLCEFANLAAPLREAGISRFGIRP; this is translated from the coding sequence GTGAGCTGGCAGCCCGAAATCGATGAACTGGCCCACCGTCGACGGCTCGCCGCCCGGATGGGCGGCGAAGGCAAGGTGGAGCGCCACAAGGCGGCCGGCAAGCTGACGGTGCGCGAGCGCATCGATGCCCTGGCGGACCCGGGCTCGTTCCGCGAGGTCGGGGGCCTGACCGGCAGCGGCCGCTACGACAGCAACGGGCGGCTGGTGGACCTGGTGCCGTCGAACCTGGTGATGGGCCGCGCGCAGGTCGGCGGCCGGCCGGCGGTGCTGGTGGGGGACGACTTCACCGTGCGCGGGGGTGCCAACGAGGGCGCAGTCGGCGACAAGCTGGTCCACGCCGAGAAGATGGCGCACGACCTGCGGCTGCCGATGATCCGGCTGGTCGACGGCACCGGCGGCGGCGGTTCGGTGCGCAATATCGAGATCAAGGGCCATACCCTGATCCCCACCATGAAGGTCTGGCAACACGTGGTGGAAAACATGTCGGTGGTGCCGGTGGTGTCGCTGGCATTGGGCTCGGTCGCGGGCATGGGCGCCGCGCGGGTGGCCGCCAGCCACTATTCGGTGATGGTCAGGGAAACCTCGCAACTGTTCAGCGAGGGCCCGCCGTCGGTCGTGGCCCGCGTGGGCGAGGCGCTGAGCAAGAACGAGCTGGGAGGCAGCCAGATCCACACCCGCAACGGCGTGGTGGACGATGAGGTTGGCACCGAGCAGGAGGCCTTCGCGCGCGCGCGCCAATTCCTGTCCTATCTGCCGCCTTCCGTCTTTGAGCTGCCGCCGCGCCGGGAGCCCGGGGACGACCCCGCGCGCCGCGACGAATGGCTGCTGTCGGCGATTCCGCGGGACAGCCGGGCGGATTACAAGATCCGGCCGATCCTGCAGGCCCTGGTGGATGCCGACTCCTGCTTCGAGATCGGCAGGCACTGGGGCTGCGCCGTCATCACCGCGCTGGCCCGCCTGGATGGCTGGCCGGTGGCGCTGATCGCCAGCGACCCGTCCTTCCATGGCGGCAGCTGGGACAGCGACAGCGCCGAGAAATTCACGCGCTTCGTCGACATGGCCCAGGCCTTCCACCTGCCGGTGGTCAACCTGGTCGATACGGCCGGGTTCCAGGTAGGCCTGGACGCCGAAAAGGCAGGGATCATGCGCTACGGCGTGCGCGCGCTGTCGGCGCTCTACCAGGCCACGGTGCCGTGGTGCTCGGTGCTACTGCGCCGTGCCTACGGCGTGTCGGCAGCCGCCCACCAGCACATGGGGCGCTTCAATTTCCGCTATGCCTGGCCTTCCGCCAACTGGGGCGCATTGCCGCTCGAAGGCGGCCTCGACGTCGCCTACAAGGCCGAGATCGAAGGCGCCGACGATCCGGTGCAGAAGCGCGCCGAGATCGAGCTGCGCGTGCGCAGCCTGACCTCGCCTTTCCGCAGCGCGGAAGCCTTCGTCATCGAGGACATCATCGACCCGCGCGACACCCGCGCGCTGCTGTGCGAGTTCGCCAACCTGGCGGCGCCGCTGCGCGAGGCCGGGATCAGCCGCTTTGGCATCCGGCCCTGA
- a CDS encoding sigma-54 interaction domain-containing protein codes for MTTQHIDGIALGVLVCSRDGARLAAIGACTDPAIADAALAACAHAKTPGQGRRLFPVEAGTRRFTGLSMEDGDHQLIVLHRADTQAVLLDFLGTVPFAGAILDYFLNDPYQAITVVDKAGRVRFISPVHEKFLGLDTGAGIGRPAAEVIPNSRLPQVVASGKAEIGQLQQLDGATRVVNRMPIRQDGEVVGAIGQVMFKGPEALVRMHKELVELRSEVARYQREVDGLRHGLHAPQPTFGLIGESAPMQRLRREIQTVARLDVPVLILGESGTGKELVARAIHGAGAEPASARPLVSLNLAALPATLIESELFGHAPGAFTGSQRQGQAGKLELAAGGTVFLDEVADIPMEMQVKLLRVLEDHMVERLGSRRAQRVEFRLVSATNRDIPELIDAGRFRLDLYYRLSGVVLRIPALRQRREDIPALLQHFVDAFCTRNAMPAPGIDHEVARYLAGQPWPGNVRQLRQRIEEALVFCDGRTLRVADFARGESARGLAGPQSQPAVHAPTAADPYEAAATDDLPLPTAAQRSPAEPAAGMRELAYAAVTEAVARHGGNKKRAAEQLGISRSHLYKILERGPHALRSK; via the coding sequence ATGACGACACAACACATCGACGGAATAGCGCTCGGGGTGCTGGTCTGTTCTCGCGACGGGGCCCGGCTGGCGGCGATCGGAGCCTGTACGGACCCCGCCATCGCCGATGCGGCGCTCGCAGCATGCGCGCACGCCAAGACGCCGGGCCAGGGGCGCCGGCTTTTCCCCGTCGAGGCAGGCACGCGGCGATTTACTGGCCTGAGCATGGAAGACGGCGACCACCAGCTGATCGTCCTGCATCGCGCCGATACCCAGGCCGTGCTGCTCGACTTCCTCGGCACGGTGCCGTTCGCCGGCGCGATCCTGGACTACTTCCTGAACGACCCGTACCAGGCCATCACCGTGGTCGACAAGGCGGGACGGGTGCGCTTCATCAGCCCCGTCCATGAGAAATTCCTGGGCCTCGACACCGGCGCCGGCATCGGCCGTCCGGCCGCCGAGGTCATCCCCAATTCGCGGCTGCCGCAGGTGGTGGCCAGCGGCAAGGCGGAGATCGGGCAGTTGCAGCAGCTTGACGGCGCCACCCGCGTGGTCAACCGCATGCCGATCCGCCAGGACGGCGAGGTGGTGGGCGCCATCGGGCAGGTCATGTTCAAGGGGCCGGAAGCGCTGGTCCGCATGCACAAGGAACTGGTTGAATTGCGCTCCGAGGTGGCGCGCTACCAGCGCGAGGTCGATGGCCTTCGCCATGGCCTGCACGCACCGCAACCGACGTTCGGCCTGATCGGCGAAAGCGCGCCGATGCAGCGCCTGCGCCGCGAAATCCAGACCGTGGCCCGGCTTGACGTGCCGGTGCTGATCCTGGGCGAAAGCGGCACCGGCAAGGAACTGGTGGCCCGCGCCATCCACGGCGCCGGCGCCGAGCCGGCCAGCGCGCGGCCGCTGGTCAGCCTGAACCTGGCGGCACTGCCCGCAACGCTGATCGAGTCCGAACTGTTCGGCCACGCGCCCGGCGCCTTCACCGGGAGCCAGCGCCAGGGGCAGGCGGGCAAGCTTGAACTGGCGGCGGGCGGCACGGTCTTTCTCGACGAGGTCGCCGACATCCCGATGGAAATGCAGGTCAAGCTGTTGCGCGTGCTCGAAGACCACATGGTCGAACGCCTGGGCAGCCGCCGCGCGCAGCGGGTCGAGTTCCGGCTGGTCTCGGCCACCAACCGCGACATTCCCGAGCTGATCGACGCCGGGCGATTCCGCCTGGACCTGTACTACCGGCTCAGCGGCGTGGTGCTGCGCATTCCCGCGCTGCGCCAGCGGCGCGAGGACATCCCGGCGCTGCTGCAGCATTTCGTCGACGCCTTCTGCACGCGCAACGCCATGCCGGCGCCGGGCATCGACCACGAAGTGGCGCGTTACCTCGCCGGCCAGCCATGGCCCGGCAATGTGCGCCAGTTGCGCCAGCGCATCGAGGAGGCATTGGTGTTCTGCGATGGCCGGACGCTGCGCGTGGCGGACTTTGCCCGCGGCGAGTCGGCGCGCGGGCTAGCGGGACCGCAAAGCCAGCCCGCCGTGCATGCGCCCACGGCTGCGGATCCCTACGAGGCGGCCGCGACGGACGACCTGCCCTTACCCACTGCCGCACAGCGCTCGCCTGCCGAGCCCGCCGCGGGGATGCGGGAACTGGCCTATGCCGCGGTGACCGAAGCCGTCGCGCGCCACGGCGGCAACAAGAAACGCGCGGCCGAGCAGCTGGGGATTTCCCGCTCGCACCTGTACAAGATCCTGGAGCGCGGGCCGCACGCGTTGCGATCGAAATAG
- a CDS encoding FAD-binding oxidoreductase has product MQERRRKFYGWGYEGDTVTPQEISEFEAAWSRLLGVEQFEAMPFPTADEIELRAPRVQPPATLREICTTDHYERLYHTYGAGTVDVARAIRKEFPNPPDVVAYPRTEQDIVDLFDWCGRQQLAVVPYGGGSSVVGGVNPPEHDRYRGVLTLDLKHFDKVLEVDQTSQAARIQAGVLGPSLERQLKPTGLTMRFFLQAWEFSSLGGWIATRAAGHFATAYTQIDDHIESLKVVTPAGNIESRRFPVSGSGPNPDRLFLGSEGALGIITEAWVKLHRRPVYRKQTTVRFRDYAKAVEATRLLSQSGLNPANARLVEREEAAYTGSSDGSYDILVLGFESADHPVDAWMARALEICAACEGDWETAATNEEGADSATASWRNKFLRGPYLREYAIARGVMRETMETAVTWDRFAALHQHVKNETHRIIREVTGRPGSVTCRFTHLYPDGPAPYFTWFAYGDKARIPEQYMAIKRVAEQAMVDAGGTVTHHHALGRDHRPWYDKERPELFCTALKAAKQAFDPKQILNPGVLFDPS; this is encoded by the coding sequence ATGCAGGAACGCCGTCGGAAGTTTTATGGCTGGGGCTACGAAGGAGACACCGTCACGCCGCAGGAAATCTCGGAGTTCGAGGCCGCGTGGAGCCGGTTGCTGGGGGTCGAGCAATTCGAGGCCATGCCCTTCCCCACCGCGGACGAAATCGAACTTCGCGCGCCGCGCGTGCAGCCGCCTGCAACGCTGCGTGAGATCTGCACGACCGACCACTACGAGCGCCTTTATCACACCTATGGCGCCGGTACGGTGGACGTGGCGCGGGCCATTCGGAAGGAGTTCCCGAATCCGCCAGACGTGGTAGCGTATCCCCGGACCGAACAGGACATCGTCGATCTCTTCGACTGGTGCGGCCGCCAACAGCTTGCCGTCGTTCCCTACGGCGGCGGCTCCAGCGTGGTCGGCGGGGTGAACCCTCCGGAGCACGATCGCTACCGGGGCGTCCTCACGCTCGACCTGAAACACTTCGACAAGGTGCTGGAAGTCGACCAGACTTCGCAAGCCGCGCGCATCCAGGCCGGCGTGCTCGGGCCAAGCCTGGAACGCCAGCTCAAGCCGACCGGGCTGACCATGCGCTTTTTCCTGCAGGCATGGGAATTCTCGTCGCTGGGGGGCTGGATCGCGACCCGCGCCGCCGGGCATTTCGCCACGGCATACACGCAGATCGACGACCACATCGAAAGCCTCAAGGTGGTGACCCCCGCAGGCAACATCGAGTCGCGCCGCTTTCCGGTATCGGGCTCGGGCCCCAATCCCGACCGGCTGTTCCTGGGCTCGGAGGGCGCGCTTGGCATCATTACCGAGGCCTGGGTCAAGCTGCACCGCCGCCCGGTCTACCGCAAGCAGACCACGGTGCGCTTCCGCGACTATGCCAAGGCCGTCGAGGCGACACGGCTGCTGTCCCAGTCTGGCCTGAACCCCGCGAACGCGCGCCTGGTCGAGCGCGAGGAGGCAGCCTACACCGGCTCCAGCGACGGCTCCTATGACATCCTCGTGCTGGGCTTCGAGTCGGCGGATCACCCGGTCGATGCGTGGATGGCGCGCGCGCTGGAGATCTGCGCGGCGTGCGAAGGCGATTGGGAGACCGCTGCAACCAACGAGGAAGGTGCCGATTCGGCCACGGCAAGCTGGCGCAACAAGTTCCTGCGCGGCCCCTATCTGCGCGAGTACGCCATTGCACGCGGCGTCATGCGCGAAACCATGGAAACCGCCGTCACATGGGACCGCTTCGCCGCACTTCACCAGCACGTCAAGAACGAGACGCATCGCATCATCCGCGAAGTGACGGGGCGCCCGGGCTCGGTGACGTGCCGCTTCACCCACCTGTATCCGGACGGCCCCGCGCCCTACTTCACCTGGTTTGCCTATGGCGACAAGGCCCGCATTCCCGAGCAGTACATGGCAATCAAGCGGGTGGCGGAACAGGCCATGGTGGACGCCGGCGGCACCGTCACCCACCACCACGCGCTCGGACGGGATCATCGTCCCTGGTATGACAAGGAGCGGCCCGAGCTGTTCTGCACCGCGCTCAAGGCGGCCAAGCAAGCGTTCGACCCGAAGCAGATCCTGAATCCCGGCGTGCTGTTCGACCCGAGCTGA
- a CDS encoding CaiB/BaiF CoA transferase family protein, which produces MAGPLEGVRVLDLSRILAGPWSTQLLSDLGADVIKVERPGSGDDTRAWGPPFLAREDGTLTAESAYFLCANRGKRSITVDVSSEAGQTVLRELAKTADVFVENYKCGDMRRYGLDYDTLAALNPRLVYCSITGFGQTGPYSHRAGYDFVVQAMGGLMSITGECDDRPGGGPQKCGVPISDLMTGMYASVAIVSALFERVGSARGQYIDMSLLDTQVAWLANQASNYLVAGAEPRRWGNAHPNLAPYQSFATSDGALIVAVGNDRQFGALCDALDLGELARDERYATNAARLKHRESLVFLLAERFRGRDTGGWLVKLEAAGVPCGPIHTIPQALSDPQVQSRGMVFSLPHGSGAIAPQIANPIKFSRSTVEYRRAPPVLGEHTDDILSRDLGWSADRISGLRRGGTI; this is translated from the coding sequence ATGGCAGGACCTTTGGAAGGCGTCCGGGTGCTCGACCTGAGCCGCATCCTTGCGGGACCGTGGAGCACCCAGTTGCTGTCGGACCTCGGTGCCGACGTGATCAAGGTGGAGCGGCCCGGCAGCGGGGACGATACGCGCGCCTGGGGGCCGCCCTTCCTTGCCCGGGAAGACGGCACCCTGACGGCGGAGTCGGCCTATTTTCTCTGCGCCAATCGCGGCAAGCGCTCGATCACCGTGGACGTCAGCAGCGAGGCGGGACAGACCGTGCTGCGCGAACTGGCTAAGACGGCCGACGTCTTCGTCGAGAACTACAAGTGCGGCGACATGCGGCGCTATGGGCTGGACTACGACACGCTGGCGGCGCTCAATCCACGCCTGGTGTACTGCTCGATCACCGGCTTCGGGCAGACCGGGCCGTACAGCCACCGGGCCGGCTACGACTTCGTGGTACAGGCCATGGGCGGGCTCATGAGCATCACCGGCGAGTGCGATGACCGCCCCGGCGGCGGGCCGCAGAAATGCGGCGTACCGATCTCGGACCTGATGACGGGGATGTACGCATCCGTGGCCATCGTCAGCGCCTTGTTCGAACGGGTCGGGAGCGCACGCGGCCAGTACATCGACATGAGCCTGCTCGACACGCAGGTCGCGTGGCTTGCGAACCAGGCGTCCAACTATCTGGTAGCGGGTGCCGAGCCACGACGTTGGGGGAACGCCCATCCGAACCTCGCGCCCTACCAGTCGTTCGCGACCAGCGATGGCGCGCTGATCGTTGCCGTCGGCAACGACCGGCAGTTCGGCGCCCTGTGCGACGCACTGGACCTGGGCGAACTGGCACGCGACGAGCGCTACGCGACCAACGCCGCACGCCTGAAGCACCGCGAGAGCCTGGTGTTCTTGCTGGCGGAGCGGTTCCGTGGCCGCGACACGGGAGGCTGGCTGGTCAAACTGGAAGCCGCCGGCGTGCCGTGCGGACCGATCCATACGATTCCGCAGGCCTTGTCGGATCCGCAAGTGCAGTCGCGCGGCATGGTGTTCTCGCTTCCCCATGGAAGCGGAGCGATCGCGCCACAGATCGCCAACCCGATCAAGTTCTCCCGCTCCACTGTCGAGTATCGGCGTGCGCCGCCGGTGCTCGGCGAGCATACGGACGACATCCTGAGCCGCGACCTCGGCTGGTCCGCGGACCGGATTTCGGGATTGCGCCGGGGGGGAACGATTTGA
- a CDS encoding tripartite tricarboxylate transporter substrate binding protein, whose protein sequence is MHRYLRQASAALLCLAAISASPHAAAKDWPAQPVRVVLPYPPGGASDVTARLLSAKLSQAWGESVVIENRPGANGIIANELVAKSAADGYTVLMANLGPNAINPAVYSKLPYDSVKDFAPVILATTVPLVIVTAANSPIKDLKQLIAMAKDKPGEITFGSAGNGASNHLAGELLNTMAGVKMAHVPYKGDAPSLTDVLGGQIHVALPTALAGMPQVKSGKLRALAVTSKKRLPSLPDVPTVDEALGISGYEAVSWGGFMVPTGTPAAIITKMNAEFNKALQYQDIREKLLAQGAEIVGGTPESFDAFLRAELAKWKKVADASKVRLD, encoded by the coding sequence ATGCATCGATATCTACGACAAGCGTCCGCCGCCCTGCTTTGCCTGGCAGCGATCTCCGCCTCGCCGCACGCGGCGGCCAAGGACTGGCCCGCCCAGCCGGTCCGGGTGGTCCTGCCCTATCCGCCCGGGGGCGCTTCGGATGTCACCGCCAGGCTGCTGAGCGCAAAGCTTAGCCAGGCTTGGGGAGAATCGGTCGTCATCGAGAACCGGCCGGGCGCCAACGGCATCATCGCCAACGAACTCGTGGCGAAATCGGCCGCGGACGGATATACGGTGCTGATGGCCAACCTTGGACCGAATGCCATCAATCCTGCGGTCTATTCGAAACTGCCTTATGACTCGGTCAAGGATTTCGCGCCCGTGATCCTGGCGACCACGGTTCCGCTGGTCATCGTCACGGCGGCGAACTCCCCCATCAAGGATCTGAAGCAACTGATCGCGATGGCCAAGGATAAGCCTGGCGAGATTACCTTCGGCTCGGCAGGCAACGGGGCGAGCAACCACCTGGCGGGCGAGCTGCTCAATACCATGGCGGGCGTCAAGATGGCGCATGTCCCTTACAAGGGCGACGCACCCTCGCTGACCGACGTGCTGGGCGGGCAGATCCATGTCGCGCTGCCGACGGCCCTGGCCGGCATGCCGCAGGTCAAGAGCGGCAAGCTGCGCGCGCTTGCGGTCACCAGCAAGAAGCGCCTCCCGTCCTTGCCGGATGTTCCCACGGTAGACGAAGCACTGGGCATTAGCGGCTATGAGGCCGTATCCTGGGGCGGCTTCATGGTGCCGACCGGCACCCCGGCGGCCATCATCACCAAGATGAATGCCGAGTTCAACAAGGCGCTGCAATATCAGGACATCCGGGAGAAGCTGCTGGCTCAGGGCGCCGAGATCGTCGGCGGCACGCCGGAGTCGTTTGACGCCTTCCTTCGCGCCGAACTTGCCAAGTGGAAGAAGGTTGCGGACGCTTCGAAGGTGCGGCTCGACTAG